In Sphingobacterium thalpophilum, a genomic segment contains:
- a CDS encoding histidine kinase, with protein MNRFFKRKWLSHCCFWIGYSFYFFVVNALGNSRLNLGASFITVFYCAIIFYAIYLILKYVYDRGHILGTIVLMIGFYLLSGIFVYYELYGKFGLEIINNKYVVVHHAFSWTKYSQTFLVMHSNYTVMAVGYYYYKSKLRESTDKLEAVKARLNAESSMKSFQYTTLSAQVHPHMMANIFSHLKNKVDPYDRKLGMQLEEIYRLMKFYMEAHQVEGATHILLADEVKALEQYLSIQEEVEPNPFYINVCCSGNLMRFSSAPTLLQTLAGNLFKHADLWDKDHPAKIDILVGNAGYRIMVQNKKRSGPQMMPSHDVGLRNVRTRMEYLFGTDFSMEEKQDAEHYELMLCVQRYK; from the coding sequence ATGAATAGGTTCTTTAAAAGAAAGTGGCTGTCGCACTGTTGTTTCTGGATAGGATATAGTTTTTATTTTTTTGTTGTAAATGCACTAGGCAATTCCAGACTGAATCTGGGAGCTTCCTTCATCACCGTGTTTTACTGCGCGATCATCTTCTATGCGATATATCTGATTTTGAAGTATGTTTACGATCGGGGTCATATACTGGGAACTATCGTGTTGATGATAGGCTTTTATTTACTCTCCGGAATATTCGTGTACTACGAATTGTATGGAAAATTTGGACTGGAGATTATAAATAACAAGTACGTTGTCGTTCATCATGCCTTTAGTTGGACGAAGTATTCTCAGACCTTTCTCGTCATGCATAGTAATTATACGGTGATGGCGGTGGGCTATTATTACTATAAGAGTAAGCTTCGCGAATCAACTGATAAACTTGAGGCAGTGAAAGCACGCCTGAATGCAGAATCTAGCATGAAATCTTTTCAGTATACAACCTTATCTGCACAGGTGCATCCGCATATGATGGCGAATATTTTTAGCCATTTAAAAAATAAGGTGGATCCCTATGATCGTAAATTGGGCATGCAGCTTGAGGAAATTTATCGCTTAATGAAATTCTACATGGAGGCCCATCAGGTGGAAGGGGCAACCCATATATTATTAGCAGATGAAGTGAAAGCACTGGAGCAGTACTTGTCCATCCAGGAGGAAGTCGAACCGAATCCTTTTTATATAAATGTTTGCTGCTCGGGTAACCTGATGCGATTTAGTAGTGCACCTACACTATTGCAGACGCTCGCTGGTAACTTATTCAAGCATGCGGACCTTTGGGATAAAGATCACCCGGCCAAAATCGACATTCTTGTCGGTAATGCCGGTTATCGGATTATGGTTCAAAATAAAAAACGAAGCGGCCCTCAGATGATGCCAAGTCACGATGTGGGGCTTCGAAATGTACGAACACGCATGGAATACCTCTTTGGAACGGACTTTTCGATGGAAGAAAAGCAGGACGCTGAGCATTATGAACTCATGTTATGTGTGCAGCGCTACAAATAA
- the gldL gene encoding gliding motility protein GldL: MGGTTANYMIGIGLAVEAFLFFLMGFNPPPAEPDWTCVYPELDDNFTGLRDFSEKVSVMNKLSDVSLATGEFTNRLRTATSKFDNLSLAFEKASQNLVAMSNTSGDTSNYHEQVKSLTTNLSQLNAMYERELRDSASHLQSMKKFYENLRFTMQNFNESLDDSKAFKDEVGKLAKNLNALNAIYGNMLSAMNQPRV; encoded by the coding sequence ATCGGTGGCACCACAGCCAATTATATGATCGGAATCGGTTTGGCTGTAGAAGCCTTCCTATTCTTTCTAATGGGCTTTAATCCCCCTCCTGCAGAACCAGACTGGACATGTGTCTATCCTGAATTGGACGATAATTTTACTGGGCTGCGTGATTTCAGCGAAAAAGTATCTGTTATGAATAAGCTTTCAGATGTTTCACTTGCGACAGGAGAATTCACCAATAGGCTCCGAACAGCAACGTCTAAGTTTGATAACCTGAGCCTAGCGTTTGAAAAAGCTTCGCAAAACCTAGTCGCCATGTCGAATACCTCTGGCGATACGTCCAATTACCACGAACAGGTAAAAAGTCTAACAACCAACCTAAGTCAATTGAATGCAATGTACGAGCGTGAACTACGCGATTCGGCCTCACATTTACAATCGATGAAAAAGTTTTATGAGAACCTACGCTTTACTATGCAAAACTTCAACGAATCGCTGGATGATTCCAAAGCATTTAAAGATGAAGTGGGCAAGCTTGCGAAAAACCTCAATGCCTTGAATGCCATTTATGGCAACATGTTGAGCGCGATGAATCAGCCGCGTGTGTAA
- a CDS encoding LytTR family DNA-binding domain-containing protein → MNRIWIGIIIDDQKPHIDHLLEMVEEIGYVQIAKTFSDPQEARIFLRANKVDFMILDVELGKTNAFDFLRTLPSSNLKTILYTAHRQYEDPGYDFGVVDVLLKEVSKSRFYAALRRVDEVLAKLIPLADHDSLENYTYYFMIKGPVRYQRTEVRMKELVYVESTNGQVKFHMIGGKALSCSSTMREVLGRLPVKWFKQCHQSIIININFFYSYGVGGVLMTEGTKKTLPVGDKKLYPEFFSFINSNTLGG, encoded by the coding sequence ATGAATAGAATATGGATAGGAATCATCATCGATGACCAAAAGCCGCATATAGACCATCTGCTTGAAATGGTCGAAGAGATCGGCTATGTGCAGATTGCCAAAACATTTAGTGATCCGCAGGAAGCCCGGATTTTTCTGCGTGCCAACAAAGTGGATTTTATGATCCTTGATGTCGAACTAGGAAAGACCAACGCTTTTGATTTTTTAAGAACTCTGCCCAGCTCAAATCTAAAAACAATTCTTTATACAGCACACCGCCAATACGAAGACCCGGGATATGATTTTGGTGTCGTTGATGTGCTGCTCAAAGAGGTGTCTAAGAGTCGTTTCTATGCCGCATTGCGCCGGGTGGACGAAGTGCTCGCTAAATTGATCCCCCTCGCTGATCACGATTCGCTGGAAAATTATACCTATTATTTTATGATCAAAGGGCCGGTTCGTTATCAACGTACGGAGGTTCGTATGAAAGAACTTGTTTATGTGGAAAGTACCAATGGCCAGGTTAAATTTCACATGATCGGAGGTAAAGCACTGAGCTGCAGCAGTACCATGCGGGAAGTATTGGGCCGACTGCCGGTGAAGTGGTTTAAACAATGCCATCAGAGCATTATTATTAATATCAATTTTTTTTACAGTTATGGCGTTGGCGGGGTACTGATGACTGAAGGAACGAAAAAAACGCTCCCCGTAGGTGACAAAAAACTGTATCCGGAATTCTTTAGCTTTATTAATTCCAATACACTTGGTGGATAA
- a CDS encoding DUF6266 family protein: MLFINTFQMKKRKQKKTIGMLMTQQKFYLASQYLLPLASIIKEGFAQYVRREKAKHLSARNLAMAHAVKYAVKGEYPDQYIDPALILLSDGSVQGISVGSMALDDNGLWLDFDGGEITAMNHDDELLLVAYDPIAGVAIRNEALVTRSSSGLRLELPDYMQNVRLDVFILLRDRNRNRYSRSQYAGNV; the protein is encoded by the coding sequence ATGTTATTCATTAATACATTTCAGATGAAAAAAAGAAAACAAAAGAAGACAATAGGTATGCTGATGACGCAGCAAAAATTTTATCTGGCCAGCCAATATCTCTTGCCATTGGCATCGATTATTAAGGAGGGATTTGCACAGTACGTACGTCGGGAAAAAGCAAAACATCTTTCTGCCCGAAATCTGGCAATGGCGCATGCGGTCAAATATGCGGTCAAAGGTGAATACCCGGATCAATATATTGATCCTGCTCTCATTCTGCTCTCCGATGGTTCTGTGCAAGGGATAAGCGTAGGGAGTATGGCGCTGGATGATAATGGATTGTGGTTAGACTTTGACGGTGGTGAGATCACAGCCATGAACCACGATGACGAGCTGTTGTTGGTGGCTTATGATCCGATAGCCGGAGTCGCTATCCGTAACGAGGCCCTGGTTACGCGCTCGAGTTCAGGCTTAAGACTCGAACTGCCTGATTATATGCAAAATGTCCGGCTTGATGTCTTTATCTTGCTGCGCGATCGGAATCGAAACCGCTATTCGCGGAGTCAATATGCGGGCAACGTATAA
- a CDS encoding Fic/DOC family N-terminal domain-containing protein → MTYRINPDRAAPWNGLPELPIAPEYYQTVEIYEQLGNAKAAIGRLQGRSIVIPNQGILINSISLQEAKASSAIENIFTTDDELYQAFSESQQQQAQGAAKDILNYREALWDGYHYLSNGGNH, encoded by the coding sequence ATGACATATAGGATTAACCCTGATAGAGCAGCGCCATGGAATGGGCTTCCTGAATTGCCGATAGCTCCCGAATACTATCAGACTGTCGAAATATATGAGCAACTGGGAAATGCTAAAGCGGCAATAGGCCGTCTACAGGGGCGAAGTATTGTCATACCAAACCAGGGTATTTTAATCAATTCCATTAGTTTGCAAGAGGCTAAGGCTTCGAGTGCGATAGAAAATATCTTTACGACAGACGATGAATTGTATCAAGCATTCAGTGAGTCTCAGCAGCAACAGGCACAGGGAGCTGCTAAAGACATTTTAAATTATCGCGAAGCACTGTGGGATGGGTATCATTATCTATCCAATGGGGGAAATCATTGA
- a CDS encoding DUF6266 family protein, translating to MGTIVNGANGGFSGKAGSVIGASWKSINYIRGLAKKSNKPYTEAQLIVQARFKTLMRFLLPINNFLKIGFGQKKADRLTPLNYAFQLNQDLAIQGVYPDLSLDYSKIRIADGIYGGGGTVEAGFDADQITVAWSTGNNDVYETKGDDLFYVICYHPAKDEFMTSPTLPKRQDGVITFGVPEHLLGDAVHIWYFMSDRTKTKISRSSYLGEIMLA from the coding sequence ATGGGAACAATTGTAAACGGAGCAAATGGGGGCTTTAGTGGTAAGGCCGGCTCAGTGATCGGTGCCAGCTGGAAGAGCATCAACTATATCAGAGGGCTCGCTAAAAAGAGCAATAAGCCGTATACGGAAGCACAGCTCATCGTGCAGGCAAGATTTAAGACGCTGATGCGTTTTCTGCTGCCGATTAATAACTTTCTAAAAATCGGTTTTGGCCAGAAAAAGGCAGACCGCCTCACGCCGCTCAACTATGCTTTTCAGCTAAATCAGGATCTGGCTATTCAGGGTGTTTATCCTGATCTGAGCTTGGACTATAGCAAGATCAGAATTGCCGATGGGATCTACGGCGGGGGCGGAACAGTAGAAGCTGGTTTTGATGCAGATCAGATCACAGTGGCTTGGTCGACGGGCAATAACGATGTCTACGAGACAAAAGGAGACGATCTCTTTTATGTGATCTGTTACCATCCGGCAAAGGATGAATTCATGACTTCGCCAACTTTGCCGAAAAGGCAAGATGGGGTGATCACATTTGGAGTACCTGAGCATCTGCTGGGGGATGCTGTACATATCTGGTATTTTATGTCCGACCGGACAAAGACCAAAATCAGCAGAAGCAGTTATCTCGGTGAAATAATGCTCGCCTAA
- a CDS encoding CHAP domain-containing protein, whose translation MATIHSLFLGFLSIALCISAATGNAVLDGRCNNDYARVRNTDLLRRQIDEIAANEIGVRETGGENKGPEISKYLAYVGLDEGYEWCAAFASWCYGQAGLSIPRSAWSPALFPKARCYTKVQFLKGDVRQADLFAIYSSQLKRIHHVGLVKVIKGSLLISVEGNSHDRVESRRRPLATIYAIANWID comes from the coding sequence ATGGCAACAATCCATTCTTTATTTCTCGGTTTTCTTTCTATTGCTCTTTGCATTTCTGCTGCTACTGGAAATGCTGTTTTAGACGGAAGGTGTAACAATGATTATGCTCGTGTACGTAACACTGATCTGCTTAGGCGGCAGATTGATGAAATTGCAGCGAATGAAATTGGCGTAAGGGAGACAGGGGGTGAAAATAAGGGACCGGAGATTTCCAAATACCTGGCCTATGTAGGCCTCGATGAAGGTTATGAATGGTGTGCAGCATTTGCCAGCTGGTGTTATGGTCAGGCTGGTCTTTCCATACCGCGCAGTGCATGGAGCCCCGCGCTCTTTCCAAAAGCGCGCTGCTATACTAAAGTGCAGTTCTTGAAAGGAGATGTGCGGCAAGCCGATTTATTTGCGATCTATAGCAGCCAATTAAAACGGATCCATCATGTAGGCCTAGTTAAAGTTATAAAGGGATCCCTGTTGATTTCGGTAGAAGGCAATAGCCATGACCGGGTAGAATCGCGGCGGCGTCCACTTGCTACTATTTATGCTATCGCTAACTGGATCGATTGA
- a CDS encoding mechanosensitive ion channel domain-containing protein, translated as MMNETLIQLSQKWPAWLWNIALILFSFLIGILIKLIFIPLLRRQAIEQESYSLFRSFIRRFNRVLSVFIPLIVFNSLLPFAQFNERTLRVVTKTNELLLVSFFAVVLIQGIKVFEDYLYHRFDINKENNLRERKIRTQIVFIRKVVVTLIIVISLAIILLSFDSMQKIGAGLLTGVGVGGIIIGFAAQKSLGNLLAGFQIAFTQPIRMDDVLVVEGEWGRVEEINLTYVVVNIWDKRRLVLPITYFIEKPFQNWTRTTSEILGTVFIYTDFTVPVQLLREKLTALLTGHPLWDGKVNVLQVTDFKERTMEIRCLMSCRNSGQAFDLRCFIREEMIAYIHTNFPNALARTRVDYMESDQLGI; from the coding sequence ATGATGAACGAAACATTAATTCAACTTTCACAGAAATGGCCCGCATGGCTCTGGAATATTGCATTAATTCTATTTTCATTTTTGATTGGTATTTTGATTAAGCTGATATTTATTCCTTTATTGCGCAGGCAGGCCATTGAACAGGAATCGTATTCCCTTTTCCGTTCATTTATCCGTCGCTTTAACCGTGTGCTGAGTGTATTTATCCCATTAATTGTCTTTAACAGTTTACTTCCCTTTGCCCAATTTAACGAAAGGACCCTCCGCGTCGTGACCAAAACCAATGAACTTTTATTGGTCAGTTTCTTTGCTGTTGTGCTGATACAGGGGATTAAGGTTTTTGAAGATTATCTCTATCATCGTTTTGATATCAATAAGGAGAATAACCTGCGCGAACGAAAGATTAGAACGCAAATCGTCTTTATACGAAAAGTGGTCGTCACCCTGATCATCGTGATCTCCCTTGCGATAATCCTATTAAGTTTTGATAGCATGCAAAAGATCGGCGCCGGTTTGCTCACGGGAGTGGGGGTTGGCGGTATTATCATCGGTTTTGCTGCACAGAAGTCCTTGGGAAATTTACTTGCTGGCTTTCAGATTGCTTTTACACAGCCTATCCGAATGGATGACGTCTTGGTTGTTGAAGGGGAATGGGGGCGTGTGGAGGAAATCAATCTCACTTACGTAGTAGTCAATATCTGGGACAAACGCCGTTTGGTATTGCCCATCACCTATTTTATCGAAAAACCGTTCCAAAATTGGACACGTACGACTTCTGAAATATTGGGTACTGTATTTATCTATACAGATTTTACCGTACCTGTGCAGCTATTGCGTGAGAAATTGACAGCCTTACTTACCGGACACCCCCTTTGGGACGGTAAAGTCAATGTGCTTCAGGTAACTGATTTTAAAGAGCGTACCATGGAGATCCGATGTCTGATGAGCTGCCGCAATTCGGGGCAAGCTTTTGACCTGCGTTGTTTTATCCGCGAGGAGATGATAGCGTATATCCACACGAACTTCCCGAATGCGCTAGCCAGGACAAGAGTGGATTATATGGAGAGCGATCAATTGGGTATTTAA
- a CDS encoding SusC/RagA family TonB-linked outer membrane protein yields MELKAQHIYTGTVVDESAHPIAGASITLLKTKTQTRTDREGKFQVSATDLSERLSVSYMGYETRVLALAESKNRNFWIVLNKKTNQLEEVMVETGYQRIPKDRATGAFAQVDDKVITQRLSSGNILDRLEGNFSALQMDRRDGTNQINIRGINTLSSALMGPLIIVNDLPFEGDINAINPNDLETVTLLKDAAATSVWGARAGNGVIVIKLKNRNKQEGTAVDFSSNLTITAKPDLMYLPKMSSAEFIEVEKMLFDKGFYNTILNGTNSNRGIVSPLVDGLYDLSKGLVTQEEMNARIEKYKTLDYRNDLLRYVYRNGTLSQNNIALSGRGEQSGYRVGIGYDRNMLSKRESSNQRLVINGSYQLNFWKHFRLESNLLYSNMKNSYNPDLVDYPIGVGGGRTNLYPYAQLMDDAGNPLVIPSQYNFRYMESVADRNEGLLDWFYRPLNEFGVSKANNNTNYWNAGLKLSVKLWNSLEITGQYGFEGQLGANRTLRGQESFFTRDLINRFTQVGNGTVKRIVPLGGILTNGNNDFTSHKGRVQLNFAHKWSDLHELNFFAGSEVSTRTEESDLFTTYGFDEKLYISQLVNPVDAYPIYDGLSGLSRIPYTNGFDKLTRRYVSLFGNASYTYKGRYIFSVSGRRDASNLFGVNANNRWNPLWSTGLAWRVSDEAFFPKNSVINSLKLRSTLGHSGNSGGMTTSLPILTYMAGLNTDVSTFPRAKVSILPNPSLRWEDVRMINVALDAALFNNRISLSADAYFKKSTDLFASDPIDPTYGFTTVRRNVAVASGKGIDIDLNAKLLDGNFKWKAKVLFTINKDKVDKYYGGTWRALTFTSSAGRNLSPVEDKALYPVFSYRFVGLDPLSGDPQGSLKGEVSKDYTKMLADSIQNLVYHGSGIPPYYGSLNQTFSWKSWMLTVNIAYKFGHFFQKETIRYQDLFNSWRTHGDYTQRWQNPGDELWTSVPSMTYPANSNRDNFYAYSEANIGRGDLIRLQDIRLQYQWKLAKNYPIQCYASVNNVALLWKANKWGIDPDYNNMPPARNYTAGVSVHF; encoded by the coding sequence ATGGAATTAAAAGCGCAGCACATCTATACTGGAACAGTAGTAGATGAGTCCGCCCACCCAATTGCTGGCGCAAGCATTACGCTGTTGAAAACAAAGACGCAAACGAGGACGGATCGCGAAGGAAAGTTTCAAGTATCGGCGACTGATCTTAGTGAACGGCTATCTGTCAGCTACATGGGGTATGAAACGCGTGTACTGGCGCTTGCTGAATCCAAAAATAGGAACTTTTGGATCGTTCTTAACAAGAAAACAAATCAGCTTGAGGAGGTGATGGTCGAGACAGGCTATCAGCGCATTCCCAAAGACCGTGCTACCGGGGCTTTTGCACAGGTAGATGATAAGGTCATAACGCAGAGACTATCATCGGGCAATATTCTTGACCGCTTGGAAGGGAATTTTTCAGCTCTGCAGATGGATCGGCGCGATGGTACCAATCAGATCAATATTCGCGGTATCAATACGCTTTCCAGTGCGCTCATGGGACCGTTAATTATTGTCAATGATCTGCCTTTTGAGGGTGATATCAACGCGATTAATCCGAATGATTTGGAGACCGTTACGCTGCTTAAGGATGCTGCAGCAACATCGGTCTGGGGGGCACGGGCCGGAAATGGTGTTATCGTAATCAAACTAAAAAATCGCAATAAACAGGAGGGAACAGCGGTGGACTTTTCGTCTAATCTGACCATTACCGCAAAACCTGACCTGATGTATTTACCTAAAATGTCTTCGGCAGAGTTTATCGAAGTGGAAAAAATGCTGTTTGACAAAGGGTTTTACAATACGATATTGAATGGAACAAATTCCAATAGGGGTATCGTCTCTCCGCTTGTTGATGGACTGTATGATCTTTCCAAAGGACTGGTTACGCAGGAGGAAATGAATGCACGTATCGAAAAATATAAAACATTGGATTACCGCAATGACCTGCTCCGCTACGTCTATCGCAATGGTACCCTAAGCCAAAATAATATCGCCTTGTCAGGCCGTGGTGAGCAGAGTGGTTACCGGGTAGGGATCGGCTACGATAGAAATATGCTCAGCAAAAGGGAGAGCAGCAATCAACGGCTGGTGATCAATGGAAGTTATCAGCTGAATTTCTGGAAACACTTTAGGCTGGAGAGCAATCTGCTTTATTCCAATATGAAGAATAGCTATAATCCGGACCTCGTTGATTATCCGATAGGTGTCGGCGGGGGTAGGACAAATCTGTATCCTTATGCGCAATTGATGGATGATGCCGGCAATCCGTTGGTAATTCCATCACAGTATAATTTTAGGTATATGGAGTCGGTTGCTGATCGCAATGAGGGGTTGCTCGACTGGTTTTACCGGCCTTTGAATGAATTTGGTGTTTCCAAAGCCAATAACAATACCAATTATTGGAATGCAGGGCTTAAACTATCGGTCAAGCTGTGGAATAGTTTGGAGATTACTGGTCAGTATGGTTTTGAAGGGCAATTGGGGGCGAACCGGACCCTACGCGGACAGGAGTCTTTCTTTACGCGTGATTTGATCAATCGCTTTACACAGGTCGGTAATGGGACCGTAAAACGGATTGTACCGCTGGGAGGGATACTGACCAATGGGAACAATGATTTCACCAGCCATAAAGGAAGAGTACAGCTCAATTTTGCACACAAATGGAGTGATCTACATGAACTGAATTTCTTTGCTGGATCAGAAGTATCCACTCGGACAGAGGAGAGTGATCTTTTTACAACTTACGGATTTGATGAGAAATTGTATATCAGCCAATTGGTCAATCCTGTAGATGCCTATCCAATTTATGATGGCCTTAGTGGCTTGAGCCGAATTCCTTATACAAATGGTTTTGATAAACTGACTCGGCGCTATGTTTCGTTATTTGGAAATGCTTCGTATACTTACAAGGGGCGTTATATCTTTTCAGTTAGTGGGCGTAGGGATGCATCTAATCTATTTGGAGTAAATGCCAACAATAGATGGAATCCACTGTGGTCTACCGGTCTGGCTTGGAGAGTTTCGGACGAAGCTTTTTTTCCAAAGAATAGTGTTATCAATAGCCTAAAACTACGGTCCACCTTGGGGCATAGCGGAAATTCGGGAGGCATGACTACAAGTCTACCCATCTTGACATATATGGCAGGTCTGAATACTGATGTAAGTACTTTTCCTCGTGCAAAAGTATCCATACTACCTAATCCATCGCTTCGCTGGGAGGATGTACGGATGATCAATGTCGCCTTGGATGCGGCACTTTTTAATAATAGAATTTCATTATCGGCAGATGCTTATTTCAAAAAATCTACCGATCTCTTTGCTTCTGATCCTATAGATCCAACCTACGGTTTTACAACGGTAAGGCGAAATGTAGCCGTTGCATCGGGAAAAGGAATCGATATCGACCTGAATGCAAAGTTGCTGGATGGCAACTTCAAATGGAAAGCGAAAGTACTTTTTACGATCAATAAGGATAAGGTGGATAAATATTACGGCGGAACATGGCGCGCATTGACATTTACTTCTTCTGCTGGAAGAAATCTATCGCCCGTAGAAGATAAAGCACTTTATCCTGTTTTTTCTTATCGCTTTGTGGGGCTCGATCCATTGAGTGGTGACCCTCAAGGATCTTTAAAAGGAGAAGTGTCCAAAGATTATACCAAGATGTTGGCAGACTCTATCCAAAATTTGGTCTACCACGGTTCGGGAATCCCCCCGTATTATGGATCATTAAATCAGACCTTCAGCTGGAAATCCTGGATGCTGACTGTGAATATTGCCTATAAGTTTGGCCATTTTTTTCAGAAGGAAACCATACGTTATCAGGATTTATTTAATAGTTGGCGTACACATGGTGATTATACACAACGTTGGCAGAATCCTGGAGATGAATTGTGGACATCGGTACCTTCCATGACTTATCCGGCAAATTCCAACCGAGATAATTTCTATGCCTACTCTGAAGCAAACATTGGAAGAGGTGACCTAATACGTTTACAGGATATACGACTACAATATCAGTGGAAATTAGCAAAGAATTATCCTATACAGTGTTATGCTTCGGTAAATAATGTGGCTTTGCTATGGAAAGCCAACAAATGGGGGATAGACCCCGACTATAATAATATGCCTCCGGCTCGAAATTACACTGCCGGGGTATCAGTGCATTTTTAA
- a CDS encoding RagB/SusD family nutrient uptake outer membrane protein has product MKYIIYTMMILLLSVFSQSCDKFLDEKPQLSAATPDKEEDLRALLDFESQINLYYPGLIELGTDDYYLADADYGKMLASYQEAYTWDKEMHSMDVDYWRLCYNTIMIANIVLEGVERLQPIKNMDIRGEAMFVRGLAHFYVAQLYSPLFDKDTDSPYGVPIRLTSDFNVPVTRATVHETYKQIIDDLSGAIPYLKDQAAEINRPSKRAAYAALARIYLSMSDYVQARYYANESLKLNADLMDFNAIDPTPAFPINPKNVEMIYYGSTISASSVLHNSTARIPKSIYNSFADNDLRKSLFFKTVNTTEYAFKGYYSGRSASYFAGFANDELYLIRSECSVRLGATKEALDDMNKLLENRVRKGTFEKLVVSDTKDLLNLILNERRKEMLFRGVRWSDLKRLNVDPDYAIDLYREINVNGKIKRYELPANDSRYLYPIPAEVIMQSNIPQNPR; this is encoded by the coding sequence ATGAAATATATTATTTATACAATGATGATTTTGCTTCTGAGTGTTTTCTCCCAATCTTGTGATAAATTTTTGGATGAAAAGCCTCAGTTGTCTGCAGCTACTCCAGATAAGGAAGAGGACTTAAGGGCGCTGTTAGATTTTGAATCCCAGATTAATCTTTATTATCCTGGCTTGATCGAATTAGGGACGGATGATTATTATTTGGCTGATGCCGACTATGGAAAAATGCTGGCAAGCTATCAGGAAGCTTATACTTGGGATAAGGAAATGCACTCTATGGATGTTGATTATTGGAGATTATGTTACAACACCATCATGATTGCTAATATTGTATTGGAGGGAGTAGAAAGATTGCAGCCAATCAAAAATATGGATATCCGAGGTGAAGCCATGTTTGTTCGCGGACTGGCACATTTTTATGTCGCTCAGTTATACAGTCCTCTATTTGATAAGGATACAGATAGTCCCTATGGGGTACCAATCCGGTTGACTTCTGATTTTAATGTGCCTGTTACCCGAGCGACAGTGCATGAGACTTATAAACAGATTATTGATGATCTTAGTGGTGCAATCCCATATTTGAAAGATCAGGCTGCTGAAATCAATAGGCCGAGCAAACGTGCCGCTTATGCAGCCCTAGCCCGCATTTATCTTAGTATGTCGGATTATGTACAGGCTCGATATTATGCAAATGAAAGTCTGAAACTAAATGCTGATTTAATGGATTTTAATGCAATCGATCCGACACCTGCTTTTCCGATTAATCCGAAGAATGTGGAGATGATCTATTATGGCTCAACAATATCGGCGAGTAGTGTGTTACATAATAGCACGGCACGGATACCGAAGTCTATCTATAATTCATTTGCAGATAATGATCTTCGTAAATCGCTTTTTTTTAAAACTGTCAACACAACAGAATATGCATTTAAAGGTTACTATTCGGGGAGATCAGCTTCCTACTTTGCCGGATTTGCAAATGACGAGCTTTACTTGATCCGGTCGGAATGCAGTGTCCGGCTAGGGGCTACAAAAGAGGCGTTGGATGATATGAATAAGCTTTTGGAAAATAGAGTCCGTAAGGGGACTTTTGAAAAGTTGGTGGTTTCAGATACGAAGGATCTTTTAAATCTGATATTGAACGAACGGCGTAAGGAAATGCTATTTCGTGGTGTACGGTGGTCTGATCTGAAGCGATTGAATGTAGATCCTGATTATGCGATTGATCTCTATCGTGAAATAAATGTCAACGGAAAAATAAAAAGGTACGAGCTGCCTGCAAATGATTCCCGTTATCTATATCCCATTCCAGCCGAAGTGATTATGCAAAGTAATATTCCACAAAACCCACGGTAA